A region from the Paludicola sp. MB14-C6 genome encodes:
- a CDS encoding DUF6809 family protein: protein MPSILDDLYHSLYKPTEFTELENSIEENHKILIEHLTKEDKKLVLRIIDAEEMICNYQSKESFIQGLKFGIELKTELQNYKGNSDESEPLNDCGQSFTTKCDDET from the coding sequence ATGCCCAGTATCTTAGATGACCTATACCACAGCCTTTACAAACCAACAGAATTTACAGAACTAGAAAACTCAATCGAAGAAAATCACAAAATCCTTATTGAACATCTAACAAAAGAAGATAAAAAATTGGTACTTAGAATTATTGATGCCGAAGAAATGATTTGTAACTACCAAAGCAAAGAAAGTTTCATACAAGGATTAAAATTTGGCATTGAACTTAAAACAGAATTGCAAAATTACAAAGGCAACAGTGATGAGAGTGAACCCCTCAATGACTGTGGTCAATCATTTACGACCAAGTGCGACGATGAAACATAG
- a CDS encoding DEAD/DEAH box helicase, translated as MPIYHSASGSCAEDLFIELFSDAFGAEKAGYLYSQYHFYDIYQNSRFADFVVNTGFKRVAIEVDDEASHNKNIIAENKFYDHLLKQNSMVHLGWDVYRFAVRQMQSQPDRIKDELRVFLGTYPQFKEIEDYLPPQRAKAVDAVNLELKEHQKAALKALNEMRSNSETIGLLYHATGTGKTVTAVMDAKNCGGRTLFLAHTVELVEQAADTFGKLWSKATVGKYVDSIKQPNAHVVCGSIQSVALNLDKFKDNDFDYLIIDEAHHTSADTYQKVLSYFKPKFTLGLTATPERTDDNTVILDIFKKTAHKLDIQTAVEIGELVPVRCIRIHTNIDLTKVRFNSVQYNIRDLESKIYVPERNKLIVDTWLNYVKNKRTVIFCASVKHAEEIASLFIAENIKAVAVSGNMKASERKEHLEKFAEGEIKVLCACDLLNEGWDCPETEVLFMARPTMSKVLYTQQLGRGMRLAENKDSLMVFDFVDNASQYNMPQSLHRLFRLKDYRAGALALAPQVQKTAEDGLYAKGERPDALIDWPVDATDYEIVNIFNWQEEAAGMISQMEFVRRVDVQTETIERYVREGKLIPDLIVPMSEHRTFKYFKEETLERYATQYGWTIIDDKNRKDLFMDMVRQMDMSYSYKPVLLKAIMLYADEKGRIKLSDIVSYFREFYESRRQNGFVVEKKNSIFAKGGYTDKEAERNILSNPFKRFEDMNMLRHTKTLGIVEIDSTIWKNLSNEDKAEIEGACEEKLNGYYARMK; from the coding sequence ATGCCAATCTACCACAGTGCCTCGGGAAGCTGTGCCGAAGATTTATTCATAGAACTATTTTCCGATGCCTTTGGCGCGGAAAAGGCTGGTTATCTCTACTCCCAATATCACTTCTATGACATCTATCAAAACAGTCGTTTTGCGGACTTTGTGGTAAATACAGGGTTTAAAAGAGTAGCCATTGAGGTGGACGATGAGGCAAGTCACAACAAAAATATTATTGCTGAAAATAAATTCTATGACCACTTGCTAAAGCAAAATAGCATGGTGCACTTAGGTTGGGATGTGTACCGCTTTGCGGTGCGACAAATGCAATCACAACCAGATAGAATTAAGGATGAGTTACGTGTATTTTTAGGCACATACCCTCAGTTTAAGGAGATAGAGGACTATTTACCGCCACAAAGGGCAAAGGCAGTGGATGCTGTCAATTTGGAGCTAAAAGAACATCAAAAGGCGGCACTAAAAGCACTTAACGAGATGAGGTCAAATAGCGAAACTATAGGGCTTTTGTATCATGCAACAGGTACAGGCAAAACAGTCACCGCAGTAATGGATGCCAAAAACTGTGGCGGCAGAACCCTGTTTTTAGCCCATACTGTGGAGCTTGTAGAACAAGCAGCAGACACTTTTGGCAAGTTGTGGAGCAAAGCCACGGTGGGAAAATATGTGGATAGTATTAAGCAGCCCAACGCTCATGTTGTCTGTGGCAGTATTCAAAGTGTTGCACTTAACTTGGATAAATTTAAGGATAATGATTTTGATTATCTCATAATTGATGAGGCACACCACACATCAGCCGACACCTATCAAAAGGTACTGAGTTACTTTAAACCCAAATTTACTTTGGGGCTTACTGCAACTCCGGAACGTACCGATGATAACACCGTTATTTTGGATATTTTCAAAAAAACGGCTCATAAATTAGACATTCAGACAGCAGTAGAAATCGGCGAGCTTGTGCCGGTTCGCTGTATTCGAATACATACCAATATTGATTTAACCAAAGTTAGATTTAATAGTGTGCAATACAATATTCGTGACCTTGAGAGCAAAATTTATGTCCCCGAACGAAATAAGCTGATTGTTGATACCTGGCTTAACTATGTAAAAAACAAGAGAACGGTAATTTTCTGTGCCAGTGTTAAGCACGCAGAAGAAATAGCTTCTCTTTTTATTGCTGAAAATATTAAGGCTGTGGCAGTATCAGGTAACATGAAAGCCAGTGAACGAAAAGAGCATTTAGAGAAGTTTGCAGAGGGAGAAATCAAGGTGCTTTGTGCCTGTGATTTACTTAACGAGGGTTGGGATTGCCCCGAAACTGAAGTGCTTTTTATGGCTCGTCCCACTATGTCAAAGGTACTGTATACTCAGCAACTTGGCAGAGGTATGCGCCTTGCTGAAAACAAGGATAGCCTTATGGTTTTTGACTTTGTAGATAACGCAAGTCAGTATAATATGCCTCAGTCCTTACACAGATTATTTAGACTAAAAGACTACCGTGCGGGTGCTTTGGCACTTGCACCACAAGTACAAAAGACCGCCGAAGATGGTTTATATGCTAAAGGTGAACGCCCAGATGCACTAATTGATTGGCCCGTTGATGCTACCGATTATGAAATTGTGAATATCTTTAACTGGCAGGAAGAAGCGGCTGGGATGATATCACAGATGGAATTTGTCCGCCGTGTTGATGTGCAAACTGAAACCATTGAGAGATATGTACGTGAAGGCAAATTAATCCCAGATTTAATCGTGCCAATGAGCGAGCATAGAACTTTTAAATACTTTAAAGAAGAAACCCTTGAACGCTATGCAACGCAATATGGTTGGACAATTATAGATGACAAAAACCGTAAAGATTTGTTTATGGACATGGTGCGTCAGATGGATATGAGCTATTCCTATAAACCAGTATTGCTGAAAGCTATTATGCTTTATGCCGATGAAAAGGGCAGAATCAAGCTTTCGGATATTGTTTCCTATTTTCGTGAGTTTTACGAAAGCCGTCGTCAAAATGGATTTGTAGTAGAAAAGAAAAATAGTATTTTCGCCAAAGGTGGCTATACCGATAAAGAAGCTGAACGCAATATTCTTTCTAACCCATTCAAACGATTTGAGGATATGAATATGCTCCGCCACACGAAAACACTTGGCATTGTGGAAATAGACAGCACTATTTGGAAAAATCTCAGCAATGAAGATAAGGCTGAAATTGAGGGGGCTTGCGAGGAGAAGTTGAATGGGTATTATGCGAGAATGAAGTAA
- a CDS encoding AAA family ATPase, translating to MKKEFNVVTGEELLNKPLREIEFVVENLIPKGLHLLAGAPKVGKSWLALWLSLMVSKGEDVWGNKVTQGTTLYLCFEDNEIRIQNRLFEITDDAPNSVCFCTEQAKLETDLEERIRNFVSGHSDTNLIIIDTLQTIRKANVDSSYSNDYSDLLPLKKLAYELNIAIILIHHLRKQKDSDKFNEISGSTGLQGVVDTMYVLSSDDKRSEKSTLYCIGRDIEKREIELERSEENIWIKTNDSFNNPAFHFSDLLKTMVKFIKDKNSFCGTPTELSALLSSYSDDKFSERIISKHIRLHKKELENLGIMGDFRRSNGKRIIELLLLSDDSDVKNHSS from the coding sequence ATGAAAAAAGAATTTAATGTAGTCACAGGTGAAGAACTGCTAAACAAACCACTTCGAGAAATTGAGTTTGTGGTGGAAAATTTAATTCCCAAAGGACTTCATCTACTTGCAGGTGCTCCAAAGGTGGGAAAATCGTGGCTTGCACTTTGGCTTTCGCTAATGGTTTCCAAAGGAGAAGATGTCTGGGGAAACAAGGTAACACAAGGCACAACTTTATATCTCTGTTTTGAGGATAACGAAATTCGTATTCAAAACAGACTGTTTGAAATTACAGATGATGCTCCAAACAGTGTCTGTTTTTGTACCGAGCAAGCAAAACTTGAAACCGACCTTGAAGAACGCATCAGAAATTTTGTAAGCGGTCACAGCGATACGAACTTAATTATCATTGATACTCTGCAAACAATCCGAAAAGCAAATGTAGATAGCAGTTACTCAAATGATTATTCTGATTTACTGCCTCTTAAAAAACTTGCGTATGAGCTCAACATTGCAATCATTCTAATTCACCATTTAAGAAAACAAAAAGACAGCGATAAGTTCAATGAAATTTCGGGCAGTACAGGACTGCAAGGTGTAGTTGACACAATGTATGTTTTATCTTCTGATGATAAACGAAGTGAGAAATCAACTTTGTATTGTATCGGTCGTGACATTGAGAAACGTGAAATTGAGTTGGAAAGAAGCGAAGAAAATATTTGGATTAAAACTAACGACAGCTTCAACAATCCTGCATTTCACTTTTCAGATTTACTCAAAACCATGGTGAAATTCATAAAAGATAAAAACAGTTTTTGCGGAACACCTACAGAATTGTCGGCACTGCTCAGTTCTTATAGTGACGATAAATTTTCTGAACGCATTATTTCAAAACATATTCGCCTGCATAAAAAAGAGCTTGAAAACCTTGGAATCATGGGAGATTTTCGTAGAAGCAATGGCAAAAGAATTATCGAATTACTGCTGCTTAGTGACGATAGTGACGTTAAAAACCATAGTTCATAG
- a CDS encoding glutamine synthetase III: MKDIPNMFGSQVFNDTVMKARLPKDTYKALKKTIEQGTHLELDVANVVANAMKDWATENGATHFTHWFQPMTGITAEKHDSFISPSNDGKIIMEFSGKELVRGEPDASSFPSGGLRATFEARGYTVWDTTSYAFIKDGTLCIPTAFCSYSGEALDKKTPLLRSMQAIDKQAMRILKLFGNTTAKRVITTVGPEQEYFLVDKEVYLKRPDLVNCGRTLFGARPPKGQELDDHYFGNLKPRVSAFMKELDEELWKLGILAKTKHNEVAPAQHELAPIFTTTNIATDHNQLTMELMKSIANSHGLVCLLHEKPFAGVNGSGKHNNWSISTDTGVNLLEPGDTPFENAQFLLFLVAVIKAVDDYQDLLRVSVASAGNDHRLGANEAPPAIVSMFLGDELTEILEAIETDSSYKNKRKHQMEIGATVLPHFPKDTTDRNRTSPFAFTGNKFEFRMLGSNFSIAGPNIVLNSIVAEVLSQFADKLEKSNNFKSDLDALIQSTMKQHKRIIFNGNNYSDEWVTEAEERGLLNLKNTVETLPTFILPKNVEMFCKHNVFTEAEMHSRYEILLENYVKTIHIEALTLIDLVKKEILPSSISYQNELITLITGKKSCGIEEQPELNIAKKLAKSTTCLYKELEELEAAVLNAKLINDSLELAKYYHDFVFLAITQLRIVIDELETMISKKHWGLPTYAELLYSVN; the protein is encoded by the coding sequence ATGAAAGATATTCCGAATATGTTTGGTAGTCAGGTTTTTAATGATACTGTTATGAAAGCAAGATTGCCAAAAGACACTTATAAAGCATTAAAAAAGACAATAGAACAAGGTACACATTTAGAGCTTGATGTTGCAAATGTTGTTGCAAACGCCATGAAAGATTGGGCTACTGAAAATGGTGCTACCCATTTTACTCATTGGTTTCAGCCAATGACAGGCATCACTGCTGAAAAACACGACAGCTTTATTTCTCCAAGTAATGATGGCAAAATCATTATGGAGTTTTCGGGAAAAGAACTAGTTCGAGGTGAACCAGACGCTTCAAGCTTTCCTTCAGGCGGTCTTCGTGCTACCTTTGAAGCGAGAGGTTATACAGTATGGGATACAACATCTTATGCTTTTATTAAAGATGGAACGCTATGCATACCTACCGCATTTTGTTCATACAGTGGTGAAGCTCTTGACAAAAAAACTCCGTTACTTCGCTCAATGCAAGCTATCGACAAACAAGCAATGCGCATTTTAAAGCTGTTTGGTAACACAACAGCAAAACGTGTCATTACAACTGTTGGCCCTGAACAAGAGTATTTTCTCGTTGATAAAGAGGTGTACTTAAAACGTCCGGATCTTGTAAACTGTGGTAGAACATTATTCGGGGCAAGGCCTCCAAAAGGGCAAGAGCTTGATGACCACTACTTTGGAAATCTAAAACCAAGGGTTTCAGCATTTATGAAAGAACTTGATGAAGAATTATGGAAACTTGGTATATTGGCAAAAACCAAACATAATGAAGTAGCACCTGCTCAACATGAATTAGCACCGATTTTTACAACAACCAATATTGCAACCGATCACAATCAGCTTACTATGGAGCTTATGAAAAGTATAGCTAATAGCCATGGCTTAGTTTGTCTGCTACATGAAAAACCATTTGCAGGTGTAAATGGTAGCGGCAAACATAATAACTGGTCTATTTCAACAGATACAGGAGTTAACCTACTTGAACCAGGCGATACACCATTTGAAAATGCACAATTTCTGTTGTTTTTAGTGGCAGTTATTAAAGCGGTTGACGACTATCAAGATTTATTAAGAGTATCTGTTGCAAGTGCTGGAAATGACCATAGACTCGGAGCGAATGAAGCACCTCCTGCTATTGTATCCATGTTTCTCGGTGATGAGTTAACCGAAATTTTAGAGGCTATTGAAACAGACAGCAGCTATAAAAACAAAAGAAAGCATCAAATGGAAATAGGCGCAACTGTACTACCCCATTTTCCAAAAGATACAACAGACCGTAACCGCACGTCGCCTTTTGCTTTTACAGGCAATAAGTTCGAGTTTCGTATGCTTGGTTCTAACTTTTCTATTGCTGGACCTAACATTGTATTAAACTCAATTGTTGCTGAGGTTTTAAGCCAATTTGCTGATAAACTTGAAAAAAGTAATAATTTTAAATCAGACCTTGACGCTTTAATTCAATCCACAATGAAACAACATAAGAGAATTATTTTCAATGGCAACAATTATTCTGATGAATGGGTTACAGAAGCTGAAGAAAGAGGACTTCTCAACTTAAAAAATACTGTTGAAACACTGCCTACATTTATTTTGCCTAAAAATGTGGAAATGTTTTGTAAACATAACGTTTTTACTGAAGCAGAAATGCACTCAAGATATGAAATATTGCTTGAAAATTATGTAAAGACAATTCATATTGAAGCTCTAACTTTAATTGATCTTGTTAAAAAAGAAATATTACCATCATCAATCAGTTATCAAAATGAACTTATTACTTTGATAACTGGCAAAAAGTCTTGTGGTATTGAAGAGCAACCAGAACTTAACATAGCCAAGAAATTAGCCAAATCGACTACATGTCTTTATAAAGAATTAGAAGAGCTTGAAGCTGCTGTATTAAATGCAAAGTTAATAAATGATAGTTTAGAGCTTGCAAAGTATTATCACGATTTTGTATTTTTAGCAATTACACAACTAAGGATAGTAATTGATGAGCTTGAAACAATGATTTCTAAAAAACATTGGGGCTTACCTACGTATGCAGAACTTCTATATAGTGTAAATTAA
- a CDS encoding TIGR04076 family protein, which produces MQKIKITVMKQTIYPDLIEQYENPITHACDMEVGQVFIANGWEKPDGLCQSAWDSMSPFVMTLAHGGGNFYDGWMKNEKSAMISCNDGFRPVSFYIEVIE; this is translated from the coding sequence ATGCAAAAAATTAAAATTACCGTAATGAAACAAACTATTTATCCTGACCTCATAGAACAATATGAAAATCCTATTACTCATGCTTGCGATATGGAAGTGGGACAAGTTTTCATCGCCAACGGTTGGGAAAAGCCCGATGGCTTATGCCAAAGTGCGTGGGACAGTATGTCACCCTTTGTGATGACCCTCGCTCATGGCGGTGGCAACTTTTACGACGGGTGGATGAAGAACGAAAAATCTGCTATGATTTCTTGTAACGATGGATTTCGTCCCGTAAGCTTTTATATTGAAGTAATAGAATAA
- a CDS encoding recombinase family protein has product MGEVQIISATKGKFDITGREVKKLKVAAYCRVSTDSDEQLNSYNSQVDYYTNLIKNNSDWEFVNVYADFGISGTQVKKRAEFQRMIQDAKNGMIDMIITKSISRFARNTIDTLKYVRELRAIGVAVSFEKENIVTTSENGETLLTILSSLAQGESESISQNTKMGLQMKAKKGELIGFNSCLGYGYDKETGSLYIVEEEAETVRYIFKRYIEGAGCHTIEKELQAKGILTPKGKTNWSGSTISKILGNEKYIGDILTGKTYTIDPITKKRIKNVGQQDRFYLENHHEPIVTREQFEQAKILRHKRSRQYNQGTLRKYNTTYPFSNVMKCKYCGGTVIRRKGTSGKKDRFMWLCNTAAKKGKASCPNCKLINEDVLENSFVQAFNKLCVDNEKIIQEFLDNLSKSIEYQEYENEVKALHDKINKAQGKRNQLIDLLLEEKIDKIIYEKKYKKLSDDIDELESELKIATQDSNMGADFKTRLESFKNIFSHKEPMEKFDGESFRMLIKEVIIGDEAEDGTPLPYTINFIFKTGLKINVTPLFPKAEPPKSPRWEPRTLKR; this is encoded by the coding sequence ATGGGCGAAGTTCAAATAATTTCTGCAACAAAGGGTAAGTTTGATATTACAGGGCGAGAAGTTAAAAAGCTTAAAGTAGCAGCATACTGCCGAGTAAGTACCGATTCGGACGAACAGCTCAACAGCTATAACTCTCAAGTTGATTATTATACCAACCTTATTAAAAACAACAGCGACTGGGAATTCGTCAATGTATATGCCGACTTTGGAATTTCTGGTACACAGGTTAAAAAGCGAGCCGAGTTTCAACGCATGATACAGGACGCTAAAAACGGTATGATTGATATGATCATCACCAAAAGTATTTCAAGATTTGCAAGAAACACCATAGACACTTTAAAATATGTAAGAGAGCTAAGAGCCATTGGTGTTGCAGTAAGCTTTGAAAAAGAAAATATTGTAACAACGTCTGAAAACGGCGAAACTTTGCTGACGATACTTTCTTCACTGGCTCAAGGTGAAAGCGAATCCATTTCACAAAACACGAAAATGGGACTTCAAATGAAAGCTAAAAAAGGAGAACTAATAGGTTTTAATTCCTGCCTTGGCTATGGATATGACAAAGAAACAGGTTCCCTTTATATAGTCGAAGAGGAAGCTGAAACAGTCAGATACATTTTCAAACGATATATAGAGGGTGCAGGATGCCACACCATAGAAAAAGAATTGCAAGCAAAAGGCATACTCACTCCAAAAGGCAAAACAAACTGGTCGGGCAGTACAATATCCAAAATCTTAGGAAATGAAAAATATATCGGAGATATTCTTACAGGTAAAACCTACACCATTGACCCGATTACCAAAAAGAGAATTAAAAATGTAGGACAGCAAGACCGCTTTTATCTTGAAAACCATCACGAGCCAATCGTAACAAGAGAGCAGTTTGAGCAAGCGAAGATACTGCGTCATAAGAGGAGCCGTCAATATAATCAAGGCACACTAAGAAAATATAATACAACCTATCCGTTTAGTAACGTGATGAAATGTAAATACTGTGGTGGTACAGTTATAAGAAGAAAAGGCACTTCGGGTAAAAAAGATAGGTTTATGTGGCTATGCAACACTGCCGCTAAAAAAGGAAAAGCCAGTTGCCCAAACTGTAAACTCATAAATGAAGATGTACTCGAAAATAGTTTCGTACAAGCCTTTAACAAACTTTGCGTAGACAATGAAAAAATAATACAAGAGTTTTTGGATAACCTTTCAAAAAGTATTGAGTACCAAGAATATGAAAATGAAGTTAAAGCCTTGCATGATAAAATAAATAAGGCACAAGGTAAGCGTAATCAGCTAATTGACTTGCTTTTAGAAGAAAAGATTGATAAAATTATATATGAGAAAAAATACAAAAAGTTATCCGATGACATTGATGAATTGGAATCAGAGCTAAAAATCGCCACACAAGATTCTAATATGGGCGCAGATTTTAAAACAAGGTTGGAAAGCTTTAAAAATATCTTCAGCCATAAAGAACCCATGGAAAAGTTTGATGGCGAATCCTTCCGAATGCTCATAAAAGAAGTTATTATCGGTGATGAGGCAGAAGATGGCACACCATTACCATACACCATCAACTTCATCTTCAAAACAGGACTTAAAATAAATGTAACACCGCTTTTTCCTAAAGCAGAACCACCAAAAAGCCCACGGTGGGAACCACGCACGTTGAAACGATAA
- a CDS encoding ATP-binding protein → MIERKEYLSELISLREKQIIKVVTGVRRCGKSTLFKLYQDYLLSTGVLPEQIISINLEDLDFEELLDYKKLYAYIKERLCKDKYTYIFLDEIQNCKDFEKAVDSLFIKENTDVYITGSNAYMLSGELATLLSGRYVTIAMLPLSFKEYVIANNESNKSTREHFADYLRFGSFPYLAAISKDEPIMESYIDGIYNTILVKDVAKREGITDISLLESIVKVMASSIGSPVSTKKISDTINSAGRKTSVNSIDSYMKALCDAYIFYKVDRFDIKGRQHLKTLGKYYIVDTGIRNLLLSSGASDIGHLIENVAYFELVRRGYKVNIGKLSEKEVDFVAKNSNGLEYYQISASVLDETTLRRELSPLESIQDHFPKILLTLDEVPKNANFNGIRHLNLIDWLLDE, encoded by the coding sequence ATGATTGAACGAAAAGAATATTTAAGTGAACTTATCAGTTTGCGTGAAAAACAAATTATAAAAGTTGTTACAGGTGTTCGTAGATGCGGTAAATCTACACTATTTAAGTTGTATCAAGACTATCTATTATCCACAGGAGTTCTGCCTGAACAAATTATATCCATCAACTTAGAGGACTTGGATTTTGAGGAGCTGTTGGATTATAAAAAGCTATATGCCTATATCAAAGAACGACTTTGCAAAGATAAATACACCTATATTTTCTTGGACGAAATTCAAAACTGCAAGGATTTTGAAAAGGCAGTAGACAGCTTATTCATCAAGGAAAACACCGATGTATATATCACAGGCTCCAATGCCTATATGTTGTCGGGTGAGCTTGCAACCCTACTTTCGGGACGATATGTAACCATAGCTATGCTACCACTATCATTCAAGGAATATGTAATCGCAAACAACGAAAGCAATAAATCTACAAGAGAACATTTTGCTGATTATTTGCGTTTTGGTTCGTTTCCATACCTTGCTGCAATTTCAAAAGATGAACCTATTATGGAAAGCTACATTGACGGAATTTACAATACCATTTTAGTGAAAGACGTAGCAAAACGTGAAGGAATAACAGATATATCGCTTTTGGAAAGCATTGTGAAAGTAATGGCATCAAGTATTGGTAGTCCTGTTTCTACAAAGAAAATCAGCGACACCATAAACTCCGCAGGACGAAAGACCTCTGTAAATTCCATTGACAGTTATATGAAAGCCTTGTGCGATGCCTATATTTTTTACAAGGTTGACCGTTTCGACATCAAGGGCAGACAGCATCTTAAGACATTAGGCAAATATTATATTGTTGATACTGGCATTCGTAATTTACTGCTTTCCTCCGGCGCTTCGGATATAGGGCATTTAATTGAAAATGTTGCCTATTTTGAACTTGTTCGCAGAGGTTATAAAGTCAACATTGGGAAGCTTTCTGAAAAAGAAGTTGACTTTGTTGCAAAAAATTCTAATGGCTTAGAGTATTATCAAATCTCAGCATCGGTTTTAGATGAAACAACTTTAAGGCGAGAGCTTTCACCACTGGAGAGCATTCAAGACCACTTTCCAAAAATCTTGCTGACCTTAGACGAAGTTCCAAAGAATGCAAATTTCAATGGCATAAGGCATTTGAATTTAATAGATTGGTTACTTGACGAGTAA
- a CDS encoding ATP-binding protein, which translates to MKSEFYYFQTRDDKWSNQNTVVALTGLMCSGKTKLALDFVKERKHFYFSFANLNESMARLFLSQTLFDEQQIHSWNEIFSKINEIAKFQPIFIFDDIESLLSDNEFCNALNDFMNSTIRNRIFMVLIFNQGANTNKLNLAFRCIDSKPISIAKTKKATPNWSNQEILELHTLTGGFVPLIKLFDDSVPFKDNLQKMFDKNSLFLTFAEKMLRSSFRTPESYMMILYAIACGNHRVSEIGKSTGFAYNKCDKYLGSLIDCGYVITSKVDNKTVYSIANSYLEIWFKYIYPNRNLIEIGTFDTFFFSEIYPQFIKKDVETHYREACFKVIRNRLICCVANATIEQVRDNPYTLKTKGFEYTFDCYIPEKSKAVFVKILSDTTEIAGKDMVVEFEEAAAKLNPLYNSELFICSKRRFSDFAVHEALGGFLKLITVERLKF; encoded by the coding sequence TTGAAGAGTGAATTTTATTATTTTCAAACAAGAGATGACAAATGGAGCAATCAAAATACAGTTGTTGCATTGACCGGTTTAATGTGCAGCGGAAAAACCAAACTCGCTTTAGACTTTGTAAAAGAGAGAAAGCATTTTTACTTTTCTTTTGCAAACTTAAATGAATCTATGGCAAGGTTATTCCTTTCCCAAACATTATTTGATGAGCAACAAATTCACAGCTGGAACGAAATATTTTCTAAAATAAATGAGATTGCAAAATTTCAGCCAATCTTTATTTTTGATGATATTGAAAGTCTTTTGAGCGACAATGAGTTTTGCAATGCCCTCAATGATTTTATGAATTCCACCATTAGAAACCGCATTTTTATGGTGCTGATTTTTAATCAAGGGGCGAATACAAACAAGCTGAATTTGGCTTTTCGTTGTATCGACTCGAAACCAATTTCCATTGCAAAAACAAAAAAGGCTACTCCGAATTGGAGTAACCAAGAAATTTTAGAACTGCACACGCTGACAGGCGGCTTTGTTCCCTTAATTAAATTGTTTGATGACAGCGTTCCTTTCAAAGACAATTTGCAAAAGATGTTTGATAAAAATTCACTGTTTCTAACGTTTGCGGAAAAAATGCTGCGTTCAAGTTTTAGAACACCTGAAAGTTATATGATGATTTTATATGCCATTGCTTGCGGTAATCACAGAGTTAGTGAAATAGGCAAATCCACAGGCTTTGCCTACAACAAGTGTGATAAATATTTAGGATCCCTTATTGATTGCGGATATGTAATCACTTCAAAGGTTGATAATAAAACAGTCTACTCCATTGCAAACAGCTACTTAGAAATTTGGTTTAAGTATATCTATCCAAACAGAAATTTAATTGAAATTGGAACGTTTGATACCTTTTTCTTTTCTGAAATTTATCCGCAGTTTATAAAGAAAGATGTAGAAACTCATTATCGAGAGGCTTGTTTCAAAGTTATTCGTAATAGATTGATTTGCTGTGTTGCTAACGCAACGATTGAACAAGTGAGGGACAACCCATACACACTGAAAACTAAAGGCTTTGAATATACCTTTGACTGCTACATACCCGAAAAAAGCAAGGCAGTGTTTGTAAAAATATTATCCGACACCACAGAAATTGCAGGCAAGGATATGGTTGTTGAATTTGAAGAGGCCGCTGCGAAACTCAATCCCCTATACAACAGTGAACTTTTCATCTGCTCCAAGAGAAGATTTAGCGATTTTGCAGTCCATGAAGCACTGGGAGGATTTTTAAAACTGATTACGGTGGAGAGATTGAAGTTTTAA